The Pelorhabdus rhamnosifermentans genome includes a region encoding these proteins:
- the motA gene encoding flagellar motor stator protein MotA, which produces MELSTVVGMVVGVLAIGVGMVLKGASITALINPAAFLIIIAGTFAALMNAFPMAKLKNFPKLLKVLFYKQQLMEKSELLPLFVQLSQTARREGILALEGRIEEIKDPFMNNAIHMVVDGMDSELIQDVLEAEIHMMQERHREGAMIFAQAGMYAPTLGVLGAVIGLIAALGNLNDIEKLGHAIAAAFVATLLGIFTGYVMWHPFANKLKALSAEEAEIRRMIMEGVLSLQAGDSPIALQAKLVVFIPQSERAAMLDTKAEGN; this is translated from the coding sequence TTGGAACTATCGACAGTTGTAGGTATGGTTGTTGGGGTTTTGGCAATAGGTGTAGGCATGGTTTTAAAGGGTGCCAGTATTACGGCGCTGATTAATCCGGCTGCTTTTTTGATTATCATTGCGGGAACATTTGCCGCTTTAATGAATGCATTTCCAATGGCTAAGTTGAAGAATTTCCCGAAATTGCTAAAAGTACTTTTTTATAAACAACAATTGATGGAAAAAAGTGAACTCCTTCCTTTGTTTGTTCAGTTGTCGCAAACGGCTAGACGAGAAGGTATTTTGGCTCTTGAAGGGCGTATTGAAGAAATTAAGGATCCTTTTATGAATAATGCTATCCATATGGTTGTCGATGGTATGGATTCAGAATTAATTCAGGATGTACTTGAGGCTGAAATCCATATGATGCAGGAACGTCACCGTGAGGGTGCCATGATTTTTGCGCAAGCTGGTATGTATGCGCCGACACTGGGCGTACTTGGTGCGGTTATCGGGTTGATTGCTGCCTTGGGTAATTTAAATGATATTGAAAAACTTGGTCATGCTATTGCTGCTGCTTTTGTGGCAACTTTGTTAGGTATTTTTACCGGTTACGTTATGTGGCATCCTTTTGCTAACAAATTAAAAGCTTTGTCAGCTGAAGAAGCGGAAATACGCCGGATGATTATGGAAGGGGTTTTATCGCTTCAAGCCGGAGATTCTCCCATTGCTCTACAGGCTAAACTTGTTGTCTTTATTCCGCAATCAGAGCGTGCGGCAATGCTTGACACGAAAGCTGAAGGTAATTAA
- the speD gene encoding adenosylmethionine decarboxylase, which produces MEIKGIKKLQLYGFNNLTKTLSFNMYDICYAKTLEHRQDYIKYIDEEYNAERLTVILTEVANIIGATILNIAKQDYEPQGASVTMLIAEDKVDQKPDGTSEHDELKSDAVVAHLDKSHITVHTYPESHPDQGVSTFRADIDVSTCGQISPLKALNYLIKSFCSDICIIDYRVRGFTRDINGKKFYIDHKINSIQNYIAKDMKDMYQMIDTNVYQDNIFHTKMILKEFDLDNYLFGTAKKELLPGEKKKIKQRLKKEMLEIFSGRNIPKV; this is translated from the coding sequence ATGGAAATTAAAGGAATAAAGAAACTACAACTTTATGGATTTAATAATCTGACGAAGACGCTTAGCTTTAATATGTATGATATTTGTTATGCAAAGACGTTAGAGCATCGGCAAGACTACATTAAATACATTGATGAAGAGTATAATGCCGAGCGATTAACAGTGATTCTGACAGAGGTGGCTAATATTATTGGCGCTACCATCTTGAACATTGCCAAGCAGGATTATGAGCCGCAAGGTGCCAGCGTGACCATGCTTATTGCAGAAGATAAGGTGGATCAGAAACCTGATGGAACGTCAGAACATGACGAATTGAAAAGTGATGCTGTTGTAGCACACTTGGATAAAAGTCATATTACTGTTCACACCTACCCTGAAAGTCATCCAGATCAAGGTGTCAGTACCTTTCGGGCCGATATTGATGTGTCTACTTGTGGCCAAATTTCGCCACTGAAAGCCCTTAATTATTTAATCAAAAGCTTTTGTTCGGATATTTGTATCATTGATTATCGCGTAAGGGGATTTACGCGTGATATTAATGGTAAAAAGTTTTATATCGATCATAAAATCAATTCCATCCAAAATTATATTGCCAAAGATATGAAAGACATGTATCAAATGATTGATACGAATGTTTATCAAGATAATATTTTTCACACTAAGATGATTTTAAAAGAATTTGATTTAGATAATTATTTATTTGGTACAGCAAAAAAAGAATTATTACCTGGTGAAAAGAAAAAAATTAAACAGCGTTTGAAAAAAGAAATGTTGGAGATTTTTTCAGGAAGAAATATTCCAAAGGTCTAG